The region CGCGATCTTCTCCGCCCTGGCCGCTCGGCTCGGTTTCACCGACGGGTTCACCGAGGGCCGCACCGCCCGTGAATGGCTCGAACACCTCTGGCTCCGCACGCAGAAGGCGCTGGCGGGCAAGGGTTTCCCGGCTCCCGACTTCGAGGAGTTCTGGGCGGCGGGGGAGTGGCGGCTCCCGTCCGGACCCGACGACGGGGGCGTGCTCGCGTCGTTCCGGACCGATCCCGAGGGCCGCCCGCTGCACACGCCCAGCGGGCGGATCGAGATCGGATCGGCGACCATCGCCGGCTTCGGCTACGACGACTGCCCCGGCCACCCGGCCTGGCTCGAGCCGACGGAGGCGCCGGACGAGCGGCACCCGCTCCGGCTCGTCGCCAACCAGCCCGCGACCCGGCTGCACTCCCAGCTGGACTTCGGCGCGACGAGCGCGGCCGCGAAGGTCCGCGGACGGGAGGTCGTCCGGGTGCACCCGGACGACGCGGCGGCCCGCGGGATCCTCGACGGGGACGTGGTCCGTCTGCACAACGACCGCGGCGCCTGCCTGGCCGCGGCCCGGATCACCGACGACGTCCGGCGCGGCGTGGTGCAGCTGCCGACCGGTGCCTGGTACTCCCCCCTCGACCCCGACGATCCGACGGCCCTCTGCGTGCACGGCAACCCGAACGTGCTGACCAGGGACGTCGGCAGCTCGCGACTCGCGCAGGGCTGCACCGGTCAGCTGACGGTCGTGCAGCTCAGCCGCTGGGAGGGGGAGGTCCCGCCGGTCCGGGCGCACGAGCCGCCCGCCGTGCGGGGCACGGGGTAGCCGCGGGTCAGCGGTCGCGCTCGGCCCAGGCGTGGATGCGGTCCTCGGGACGGCGAATCGCGTCCAGCCTCCGCACCGCGGCGACCAGTTCGGGATCGGCGCGATGCTCCGCGACGGCGCGCTCGGCGGCGGCCAGCTCGGCCGCGGCGACCTGGTCCGAGGTGCTGTTGTCCAGGTCGTTGCCGCCGATCCGGGCGAACTCGCCGCCCTCGGCGTCCTCGGGCGAACGGCCACGCTCGACGTTGTACGGGTTGTCCGCCGGCAGCCGTCCGGTGAACCGGCCGTAGGCGCCCACGCAGAGCAGGAGACCGCCGACGATCAGGCTGAAGATCACGTTCGGCATCCGGAACGCGAGGAGGTTCAGCTTCGAGTCCAGCACCAGCACGTTGGCGAGGCCGGACAGCAGGAACAACGCGCCGACCACCATCTCGATCGTCGAGGCCGTCCGGCCGCCGCAGACGCCCGCGACGATCAGGATCGCGCCGGACACCACGGAGACCACCGAGAGCAGGCCGTTCGAGGACAGGCCGAGCACCGGCGCCCCCATGGTGGAGAAGAAGTCCAGCCGCTGGACGAGGCCGAGGACGGCGAAGACCCACAGGCCCAGCCCGATCGCCACGGACCCGGTGCGGTGGATCCGGTCCAGCCTCGTCCGGGAGACCCCGGTCGTCTCGGAACCACCGGTGGCGGCGGTTGTCGTGCGTGCGCTCATCACGTCCTCCTCGAGCAGTGCCCGAGG is a window of Pseudonocardia sp. T1-2H DNA encoding:
- a CDS encoding DUF4383 domain-containing protein; translation: MSARTTTAATGGSETTGVSRTRLDRIHRTGSVAIGLGLWVFAVLGLVQRLDFFSTMGAPVLGLSSNGLLSVVSVVSGAILIVAGVCGGRTASTIEMVVGALFLLSGLANVLVLDSKLNLLAFRMPNVIFSLIVGGLLLCVGAYGRFTGRLPADNPYNVERGRSPEDAEGGEFARIGGNDLDNSTSDQVAAAELAAAERAVAEHRADPELVAAVRRLDAIRRPEDRIHAWAERDR